CAATGGGCCTGACCTGCTGTGGTACGCGGTCGGTGCCGTTGCCGCCGGGCTGGTGCATACGTGGGCGGGCGGCCGGCCGGTGGTTCCGGTGCGCCGTCCCCGTGTTCCGCGCGGCGCAGTTGGCGGTCGATGGCGCGGTCACGGAAGTGTCCGATGAGCCCGGGAAGGGCGAGAAGGGCGAAAAGGGCGAGTACGACAAGGTAACCACCGATTGAGTTCATGCCTCCACTGTCGTCGCTCCAAGGAACAAAGAGCAGTGGCAGGACTGTCATGGACCATCGAATTACTGCCACACTGGTGCCATGCTCAAGAACGTGGCCGTCGTCCTGCTCGACGGAGTCCACCCCTTCGAACTCGGCGTGCTCTGCGAGGTCTTCGGCCTCGACCGCAGCGCGCAGGGCCTGCCCGTCTACGACTTCGCCGTCGTCTCGGCCGAGGGCCCCGTGCTCCGTACGCACGCCGGGTTCACGATCTCCGTCCCGCACGGGCTCGACCGGCTGGAGGCGGCCGATCTGATCTGTGTGCCGGCCGGGGACACGTACGTCGTCCGGGACTATCCGCCGGAGCTGCTGGACGCGTTGCGCCGGGCCGTACACCGGGGCGCGCGCGTGCTCAGCGTCTGCGCGGGCGTGTTCACCCTCGGCGCCGCCGGGCTGCTCGATGGGCGCCGCTGCGCCACCCACTGGATGCACTCCGCCGAGCTTGCGGAGGCGTACCCGCTGGCCGACGTGCAGCCCGACGTGCTGTACGTGGACGACGGCCCGGTGGTCACCTCCGCCGGTACGGCCGCGGGCATCGACGCCTGCCTTCATGTCGTACGCCAGGAACACGGCCCCGAGGTCGCCAACGCCATCGCCCGCCGCATGGTGGTGCCGCCGCACCGCGACGGCGGTCAGGCGCAGTTCATCGAGCGCCCGCTGCCCACCGCGTGCGACACGGTGGGCGGGGTGCTGGCCTGGATGGAGCGGCATCTGGACCGCGAGATGACCGTCGAACAGCTCGCGGAGCGCGCCCACATGTCACCCCGCACGTTCGCGCGCCGGTTCCAGCAGGAGACGGGGACCACCCCGTACCGCTGGCTGCTGCGCCAACGCGTGCTGCTGGCACAGGAGTTGCTGGAGGGCACCGCCGAGACGGTCGACGCGATAGCCGGCCGGTCCGGCTTCGGGAACGCGGCGGGCCTGCGTCACCACTTCGTGCGTACGCTCGGGACGACCCCGAACGCGTACCGGCGTACGTTCAGGGGCCCCACGCGCGTCGCGTGAGGCCCCCGGGGACGTAGAAGAGAACCGTCAGACGCCGCAGCTCGGCGCGGACCAGAAGCGGCCCGACCGGTGGTCGACATGGGCGTGGTCGTTGTGGTCCGGGTACCCCGGGCCGAGGATCCCGTTGAAGCCGTGGTTGCGCGCGTTCTGGGCCAGGCCGCACAGCGTGTGCGGACCGGCCCCGATGTCCGCGGCGTCACCGTACAGATGGCGGCTGCCGGAAGCCCCGCCGACCGCGGCGTTGCACGCCTGCGAGCGGAATCCGCTGGTGACGCGGAGCGGCTGGTCACCCATCGCGTGCCGCATCGCCTCCAGCTTCCACATGGTGCGCAGGGCGTTGGACTTGGCGGTCGCCGCGCTCACCGCGCCACCGTCCCAGGTGGAGTTGCAGGTGTTCAGCTCGGCGTACGTGAAGTGGATCGGCGTGCAGTCGTCGTCCTGGAGCTCGTAGATCTTGTTGAAGGTGTTCTGGCCCGCGACACCGTCGGCGGCCAGCCCGTAGGCGGACTGGAAGCGCTTGACCGCGGAGGCGGTCGCCGGTCCGAACTCGCCGTCGATGACGAGCGGGGCGGCGTTGCCCACATGGCCGGCCACCCGGATCTGGAGCTGGGTCACAGCGGCGCCGCTGGACCCCTGGGAGAGGGCTCCGGACCAGGTGTAGCAGCCGTCGGCCTGCGCCGGGCCGGCGGTGACGACCGCCCCAGCCACCGCGAACGACAGGGTCATGACAAGGCTGAGCAGAATGCGTGCGGTTCGTCTGAGCATCGGGTCTCCATGGTCGAGGCGAGATGTACGGCAGAGAGTGGCGTACGGGTCGACGCGCGTCAACCCGCCCCCGACCAGGGACAGTTGTCGGACCAATGGCGCCGGGACCCGCACTTCACCGGCAGTCCACCGCGACGTCGGCGGCCCCGCTCCCGGAGATCGGGAACGGGGCCGCTCGGAGGCTGATAAGCCAACTCGGGCGCCGGACAGCCGCCGTCAGGCGTTCGGCACGACCTCGTAGCGCGGCGTGCCCTCTTCCATCTGCCGCAGCGCGTCCTTGCGGTCGCGCTTCGAGAGCCGGTCGATGTAGAGGTATCCGTACAGATGATCCGTCTCGTGCTGGAGGCAGCGCGCGAAGTAGCCCGTGCCGCGCACCTTGACCGGCTTGCCCTGGAGATCCTGGCCCCGCACCACCGCGTAGCCGGGGCGCGCCAGCTCCGCGTACGCCGTCGGCACGGAGAGGCAGCCCTCGTTGCCGTCCTCCAAGTTCCGGTCCTCGGGCGGGAGTTCGTCCAGCACCGGGTTGCACACGACGCCCACGTGGCGCACGCCGTCGTCGTCGGGGCAGTCGTACACGAAGACCTTCAGGTCCACGCCGATCTGGTTGGCGGCCAGGCCCACGCCCTCCGCCGTCCGCTGACTGGCGAACATGTCGTCCACGAGCGCGGCGAGCTTGTCGTCGAACTCGGTGACGTCCGCGCACTCCTTGTGCAGGACCGGATTGCCGACGACGGTGATCGGCCGCGACGTGCCGCGCTCGCGGTAGGCGAGCTCACGCGCCTCCGCGTCCTCGGAGTCGACGACGAAACCCTCGTCGTCGACAATCCCCTCGCCGCCCGCGACGAACCCGTCCCCCCGCTCCGCCTGGGAGGTCCCGCCCTCGGTCATCTGGTCCGTCTCCTGCTGCGCCATGTCCGCAGTACGCCTTCCTCGGTACCCGCTGCTGCCTGAACACCGCTGCCCGCGCGATGTGCCCGTACAGCCTACGGCCCGCGGTCGCGTCACCGGCTCGATGCCCGGGAACCGGCCCACATCGCAGCCCCCGCAGCCCCCACCGCCCCTGTCCGTCACGCGCGCCGCCGGGCACGCGCCTCCACGGTCTCAGCAGACCTCTTCGAGGTCCCGCCACTCACGTGTGTCCGGGCTGTCGGCGACCCAGCCGTCCAGCAGGCCGCGGACCAGCCCGGGAGGCGCGGCTATCCCGCACTCGCGCTCAGG
The nucleotide sequence above comes from Streptomyces sp. NBC_01716. Encoded proteins:
- a CDS encoding GlxA family transcriptional regulator produces the protein MLKNVAVVLLDGVHPFELGVLCEVFGLDRSAQGLPVYDFAVVSAEGPVLRTHAGFTISVPHGLDRLEAADLICVPAGDTYVVRDYPPELLDALRRAVHRGARVLSVCAGVFTLGAAGLLDGRRCATHWMHSAELAEAYPLADVQPDVLYVDDGPVVTSAGTAAGIDACLHVVRQEHGPEVANAIARRMVVPPHRDGGQAQFIERPLPTACDTVGGVLAWMERHLDREMTVEQLAERAHMSPRTFARRFQQETGTTPYRWLLRQRVLLAQELLEGTAETVDAIAGRSGFGNAAGLRHHFVRTLGTTPNAYRRTFRGPTRVA
- a CDS encoding D-Ala-D-Ala carboxypeptidase family metallohydrolase translates to MLRRTARILLSLVMTLSFAVAGAVVTAGPAQADGCYTWSGALSQGSSGAAVTQLQIRVAGHVGNAAPLVIDGEFGPATASAVKRFQSAYGLAADGVAGQNTFNKIYELQDDDCTPIHFTYAELNTCNSTWDGGAVSAATAKSNALRTMWKLEAMRHAMGDQPLRVTSGFRSQACNAAVGGASGSRHLYGDAADIGAGPHTLCGLAQNARNHGFNGILGPGYPDHNDHAHVDHRSGRFWSAPSCGV
- the def gene encoding peptide deformylase, with the translated sequence MAQQETDQMTEGGTSQAERGDGFVAGGEGIVDDEGFVVDSEDAEARELAYRERGTSRPITVVGNPVLHKECADVTEFDDKLAALVDDMFASQRTAEGVGLAANQIGVDLKVFVYDCPDDDGVRHVGVVCNPVLDELPPEDRNLEDGNEGCLSVPTAYAELARPGYAVVRGQDLQGKPVKVRGTGYFARCLQHETDHLYGYLYIDRLSKRDRKDALRQMEEGTPRYEVVPNA